A stretch of DNA from Leucoraja erinacea ecotype New England unplaced genomic scaffold, Leri_hhj_1 Leri_87S, whole genome shotgun sequence:
gtgtagtacagtttagtttattgccacattcactgaggtacagtgaaaactattgtgtgttatagaaacatagaaaataggtgcaggagtaggccattcggcccttcgagccattcaatatgatcatggctgatcatccaacccagtatcctgtacctgccttctctccataccctctgatccctctagccacaagggccacatctaactccctgttaaatatagccaatgaactgtggcctcaactaccctctgtggcagagaattccacagattcaccactctctgtgtgaaaaatgtttttctcatctcgatcctaaaagatttcccccttatccttaaactgtgaccccttgttctggacttccccaacatcgggaacaatcttcctgcatctagcctgtccaaccccttaagaatgttgtaagtttctataagatcccccctcaatctcctaaattctagagagtataaaccaagtctatccagtctttcttcataagacagtcctgacatcccaggaatcagtctggtgaaccgtctctgtactccctctacggcaagaatgttacccagtcggtggaaagacaacacatgattacagtcgaggcAGCCATTTAgtggatggaacccgtgtctctagtgctgtaaaggGTCtgttgtcccacttggcgattttttccagcgactgctggcgtcatatcagggtcgccaaaagattttgaacatttcaaaatccagcagcgacaaaaaaaatgtcgcgacacttgaaaaaacaccgcacgccCATACGGccatcacgccgcgactttttcggtgacctgattacgtcagtcaatgatgccggcagtcgccgaaaaatcaccaagtgtgacaggcccttcaggcggTAGCtcacccgctgtgccaccatgttgcctTTGACTTCCTTtgacctgggaaaaaggttctgactgtctaccctatctacacttCTCATAGTTCAACATGCTTctttcaagtctccccttaatcgCAGCTTCTCCAGACAAAATGATTCGATTTTACCCAACCCTGTAGTCGATGGCATCTATTcaacgttcctttgggaagatgaggaggaatttctttagtcagagggtggtgaatctgtgggattctttgccacacagacggcggtggagacaatagacaacaggtgcaggagtaggccattcggcccttcgagccagcaccgccattcaatgtgatcatggctgatcatccccaatcagtaccccgttcctgccttctccccatatcccctgactccacgatctttaagagccctatctagctctctcttgaaagcatccagagaacctgcctccatcgccctctgaggcagagaattccacagactcaccactctctgtgagaagaagtgtttccattctaaatggcttactccttattcttaaactatgacccctggttctggactcccccaacattggaaggCCAGGGAATGTGTCTGCCTAATACGGGAGCCATGTGCGCAGTgcaaaggcaggagcatggggttaggagggagggatagaccagccgtgattgagaaaaagatgagaaaaacatttttcatacagagagtggtgaatctgtggaactcgctgccacagaaggtagttgaggccaattcattggggagaaggcaggagaatggggtttaggagggagagatagatcagccatgattgaatggcggagtagacttgatgggccgaatggtctaattctgctcccatcacctaTGAACTGATGGTCTCCCCTTGTGTGTTCCAGATGGCAGTGAGCCAGAGGAGGTGTGTTCCTGGCTGCAGCCTGGGCCCGCATGCAGCCACCGTGCGTGCGGTGACCGGCAGCAATGCAGCAGCGATGCATGGGAGCCTGCAGCCCGCGGCCCGCGCTGCTCACCGCCACGCCCCCCGGTGGCGGGCCACGTGCGTCAGCGCCCCCTCTCCCCACCGCCAACCCAGCGTGTATCCCAGGAGCCCATGGAGTCCGACGTCAACGACTTTGCCGCCGCGAGCCGCCCGGAGCGTTCTTCGTCTCCCGGATCCGGGAAGGGCCGCCGGGACTGGTGCCCGCCGGAGACAGAGGGGGCCCCCTTCGACAGGAACCACTGCCTCCCCTCCGGAGGCCGTGGGCATCCACGGGGCagcggggagtggggggaggccCCCAGTCTAACCCCAGGCCCAGCTACCTGcagtttctcccccctcccccgcccccccccaccgcccggcAACGCTCAAGGTACAATGAAGGATCCACCTCTTGCAGCCAGGACCAACACGTGTGTCTATCCGgtactggcactttcccttgcagcaaCTGCTacgacctccccctcgactccatccaaggacccccagGATGACTTTGGCCTGGGTCAGCTGGGACTTCGCCAACACCTCCGGGTTCGCCACTCCTCTCCCGTGCTCAGCTTCAGGCCCATCCGACCTTTctgtgggcctcctccatggagattCCCCCcggcaccccagcggtatcattGACCTCCATttcatccagctttctccctcctttccgaCCCTTCCCATCCCAGCCCAGCTCCGCCCTgcattcttcccctcccccccacccaccccaccaggtGAAGAACTCGACCGAAACACCTGTTCCTTCATCCA
This window harbors:
- the LOC129694966 gene encoding putative RNA-binding protein 15B, translated to MQGASPILAPHVQDGSEPEEVCSWLQPGPACSHRACGDRQQCSSDAWEPAARGPRCSPPRPPVAGHVRQRPLSPPPTQRVSQEPMESDVNDFAAASRPERSSSPGSGKGRRDWCPPETEGAPFDRNHCLPSGGRGHPRGSGEWGEAPSLTPGPATCSFSPLPRPPPPPGNAQGTMKDPPLAARTNTCVYPVLALSLAATATTSPSTPSKDPQDDFGLGQLGLRQHLRVRHSSPVLSFRPIRPFCGPPPWRFPPAPQRYH